A region from the Oceanidesulfovibrio marinus genome encodes:
- a CDS encoding UPF0280 family protein, with product MPFPHSIAPARSYRTSTCPRSGECAFQIVIEETDLHIVAARNLAAEASAAVHELRSRLKAFILCHPEFAASLTPVGVPEASHPVIRAMADAARACGVGPMAAVAGGVAEHVARALAPLSAEVLVENGGDTYMISTKDRTIALLADPGREASLGVRIPANEFPVSLCASSATYGHSLSLGRGDLVVVRSASGVFADAAATALCNELKAEADVESVLEAAQGLARGEGPRLEGVFVQCGQKMGAWGKMELALL from the coding sequence GTGCCATTTCCCCACTCCATCGCCCCGGCGCGCTCCTACCGCACCAGCACCTGCCCGCGCAGCGGCGAGTGCGCCTTCCAGATAGTCATCGAGGAAACCGACCTCCATATCGTGGCCGCGCGCAACCTGGCTGCCGAGGCTTCCGCCGCCGTGCACGAGTTGCGCAGCCGGCTCAAGGCGTTCATTCTCTGCCATCCGGAGTTCGCCGCCAGCCTCACCCCGGTGGGTGTGCCCGAAGCAAGCCATCCCGTAATCCGCGCCATGGCCGACGCGGCCCGCGCCTGCGGCGTGGGACCCATGGCCGCCGTGGCCGGCGGCGTGGCAGAGCACGTGGCCCGCGCCCTGGCCCCCCTCTCCGCCGAGGTCCTGGTGGAGAACGGTGGCGACACCTACATGATTTCCACGAAGGACCGCACCATCGCCCTGCTGGCCGATCCAGGGCGTGAAGCGTCTCTCGGGGTGCGTATCCCGGCAAACGAGTTTCCCGTCTCCCTGTGCGCATCCTCGGCCACGTACGGCCACTCTCTGAGCCTCGGCCGGGGCGATCTCGTGGTGGTCCGCTCGGCCAGTGGCGTCTTTGCCGACGCGGCGGCCACCGCCCTGTGCAACGAGCTCAAGGCGGAGGCCGACGTGGAATCGGTTCTGGAGGCAGCCCAAGGGCTGGCCAGGGGGGAGGGTCCGCGCCTGGAAGGGGTGTTCGTCCAGTGCGGTCAGAAGATGGGGGCATGGGGCAAGATGGAGCTCGCCCTGCTCTGA